AATGGGCTCTCTTATTTCAAACAAAAAATAAACAACTAAAAATCAGAGCCAACCGACATATAACTTTTTCTGAAAGTCATTACTCGATTGGCTCTTTTTCACTTAATATCTAAACCTCAATTGATTTTCCTATATCACTTCTATACTGTGCTCCCTCGAAATTTATTCTATCTATTCGAGAGTAAATCTTTGCTCTAGCTTGCTTAAAATCAGAAGCCAAACAGCCAAATGCTATGACTCTTCCGCCATCAGTTTCTAATGCTCCATTTACCAATCTAGTACCTGCATGAAATACCATATATTCATCTTCTATCTCAGATATGTTTATATTCTTACCTTTTTCATACGCTTCCGGATAACCTTCTGACGCTAGTACTACACACAAGCTAACATCATCTTTCCACTTAAGTTCTAGTTCATCTAATTTCCTATCGTGAAGTGACATAAACACATCAGCTAGTGAATTTTCAAGCCTTGGAAGTATTACCTCTGTTTCAGGATCTCCAAATCTGACATTAAATTCTAGTACTTTTATGCCATTTTTTGTAAACATAAGTCCTATAAACAATATTCCTCTATAGTCCATTCTTTCACTATCTATTCCCACTTGAAATGGCTTAAGTATATTTTCTTCAATTTCTTTTTGAACATTTTCATCTTTTAATATAGGATTTGGAGAAAAGCAACCCATACCACCTGTATTAAGACCCAAATCTCCATCAAGTGCTCTCTTATAATCTCTAGCACTCTCAAGAGGTAATATTGTCTTTCCATCTACCAAACATATGAGTGAACACTCTGTACCTTCTAAAAATTCTTCTATCAATATATGCTTACCAGCTTCACCAAATTTGTCATTTATAAGCATATCATCTATAGATTTCTCCGCTTCCTCTGCCGTTTGTGCTATTATAACACCCTTACCGGCTGCCAATCCATCTGCCTTTATTACCACAGGATAATCGTAATCTTTTAAGGCTTCTTTAGCTCTGCTCGCATCAGTAAAGTTGCCATACCTCGCAGTAGGAATACCATATCTATCCATAAAATTTTTAGAATAAAATTTACTTCCTTCTAACCTTGCTTCTTTTTGTCCAGGACCTATTATTTTCAAATTCGCTTTTCTAAATTTATCAACTATACCATCTACTAAGGGTTGCTCTGGTCCTACTATAGTCATATCTATCCCTTGATTTCTTGCAAAATTCAATATTCCTTCATGATCACTCTCATCTAGCGCTATATTCTCTGCCATATCACTAGTGCCACCATTTCCAGGAACCGCATATATTTGACTGACTTTTGGATCTTGCCTTAGTTTCCAAATAATAGCACTCTCTCTAGCTCCCTTTCCTATCACCATGAACTTCATATTCTTCACTCCTTTTAATGCTTAAAATGACGCATACCAGTAAATATCATAGCTATCCCATGCTCATTTGCCTTCTTTATAGACTCTTCATCTCTGATAGATCCTCCAGGCTGAATAATAGCTGTTATACCTGCCTTGTGAGCGGCTGCAACACAATCATCAAATGGGAAATATGCATCAGATGCCATAACTGCACCTTCTAACATTTCTCCTCCTTGTTTTATACAGTTTTCAACTGCCCAAATTCTACTTACCTGACCCGGTCCTATCGCTACCGTTCCACCATCTTTTGCCATAGCAATACCATTTGATTTAGCATGTTTTACGGCTTTCCAAGCAAATATTAAATCAGTCATTTCACTTTCACTTGGCTCTCTATCAGTCACACAAGTATATCCATCTTTTATTAGAGAATCATCTCTATCTTGCACCAATAATCCTCCTAAAACTTTTTTTACTTCTCGAGCTTTATATGTTTTGTATTCTATATCTTCAAGTTTAAGTACCCTGATATTTTTCTTTTTAGTCAATAAAGCTAGTGCCTCTTCCTCATAATCAGGTGCAACAACTACCTCTATAAATATCTTTGATATT
The genomic region above belongs to Tissierellales bacterium and contains:
- the purD gene encoding phosphoribosylamine--glycine ligase — translated: MKFMVIGKGARESAIIWKLRQDPKVSQIYAVPGNGGTSDMAENIALDESDHEGILNFARNQGIDMTIVGPEQPLVDGIVDKFRKANLKIIGPGQKEARLEGSKFYSKNFMDRYGIPTARYGNFTDASRAKEALKDYDYPVVIKADGLAAGKGVIIAQTAEEAEKSIDDMLINDKFGEAGKHILIEEFLEGTECSLICLVDGKTILPLESARDYKRALDGDLGLNTGGMGCFSPNPILKDENVQKEIEENILKPFQVGIDSERMDYRGILFIGLMFTKNGIKVLEFNVRFGDPETEVILPRLENSLADVFMSLHDRKLDELELKWKDDVSLCVVLASEGYPEAYEKGKNINISEIEDEYMVFHAGTRLVNGALETDGGRVIAFGCLASDFKQARAKIYSRIDRINFEGAQYRSDIGKSIEV